A segment of the Leclercia adecarboxylata genome:
CCACACCGACTTCGAGAAGGGCTTTATCCGTGCGCAGACAATCGCGTTTGAAGACTTCATCACCTATAAGGGTGAGCAAGGCGCGAAAGAAGCCGGCAAGATGCGTGCTGAAGGGAAAGATTACATCGTTAAAGATGGCGATGTGATGAACTTCTTGTTTAACGTTTAAGGTTGAGCATCCTATTAAGATCCACGCAAATGCATGGATTTTTCATTTCATAGTTGCTCAGATACTATCGTAGAAAGGCAGCTAACATTGAGTTAGCTGCTGAGAAAAATGAATCCATAATGATGGCTTCTAAATCATTGCAGGAATAATACCGTTACGGTATTTTTACTTTTTGTAAGAAGCTATCAATTGTTGAGCCGCTTTTTTCCCCTTTTTAAACTGACTTTCAGATATCGGTTGTCGATAAAACCGACCTATCTCGTCAATGGAAAGTTCATTCGTTATTTTGCCGGGAGAAAATTCCTTATGATAAAGATGATGGAAGCCCCACAAAATGCTTTGAAGCTGTTGAATATCCTCATGGATAATTGTACTGGAAAGATAATTATTTTTTAGATTTTTATCATACAGATCCAGCGCGGCTTGAATACTGCCATAAACATTATTCGGCGCATTCATTGGTAGTACTATCGTATGATTACTGAGTCCGTAGCCTGCGCAGATAAAATCATTATCACTCGCAATAATACGGTTCAAAATTACCGCCTTGTTGAGTTCGTCTTTCCAACCCAGCGCTTTCAAATGCTCATCCGTTATGTGCTGATAATTTACATTGCACAGTGTAGAAAGAGTCCCCATTGATTTCACTATTTTGCCAATTGTCGGAATAATATATTGGTAGGCAAAGTATCCCCAATACTCCTGACGAACGGGGTAGGCTCTAAGCGCAGTTAACAAACCATGACACTGGATTTCTACCGCCATAATAATCTCGGTGTAGAGTGCCTGCAACGATTCGGTGGAAGACTTGTTGATATTATTAAGAATATAGAAAGTCACAAATTCATTTAAATTAAATTGCTTGGTCGCAATATCATATATCGAATCGCGCAGTTGATATAATTGCCTGATAAAACCCACATGCGATAAAGCAAAAGCATAATAATTTATGTAACTTGATAACGCGCTTTTTAGTAAAACCGGAGGGCTGATTCTGGCATCTATGTCATCAGAGTTCCTATGCCCAAAATTCCGGCGCTGAATAGCGAATTCATCAGTATCCGCATGATAGTTTTTGGTAAACACGGACGCCAATGCGGCCAACTTTCGCTTCCCCTCGAAAAGGCTTTTTTTATCCCTTAGGCCGATATATTCCATTTTGGGGTAGCGCTCAAGGAGACGTTCAAAATAGGCTTCCTGAGACAAACCATGGCTATCTTCTGTGTGAAAATAGGCCTGTGCTAACAGCATCCTGCCCAAGGTAGATATGCTTTTAGCAGACCATTTATCGGCAAGAACATCCTTACCATGCGCATGTTTTATATTTTCCATTGCATAAATAAGTGACTTTCTGAATGACACCCGGTCGCGATCGTAATATATGTGGATATGCCCATTTCCACTGTTTCTTTTCATTTTTATCCGATGCTGAAAGAAATGATTCCCCTCACGAAAATGTGTCAATATTGAGAATTTTTCGGCAACCCGGTTTACATCATCTGTCGTGATGGTTTTAAATCCTTTCTTATTACATGCCAATGTTAAAAACTCATCAAGCAAGACCTCTGGCCGTACAGCTTCTCGTTCTTTTTTTGATAAATAGGATGGCGGCCAGGGAAGCACTAGCTTCTCTTTCAAATCCCGAGCGGCAAAAACAATGTCTGCCCCTGAGGTAAAACTATATATCGCCTGAAAAAAAAGTGACGCTTGCTGTGGTTCCTTTTCAATCATATAGAGAAACAGTAAATCGCCAATGCTGTGGGTAAGCTCAGGCTGGGAATTCTCATAATCATCGATAAAGTTATCTATTAGATTAATATCTTCAGGATACAGCGTACCTGCCATATTATAGAAAACCCCGGCTTCAAAAATCCGTTTTAAAGCTAACTCATTATTCATGTCTGCACCCCTGAATCTCATTTGCATTATGGTCTCATCTTATCTCTACATTGCGCGCCACTAACACAACCTCTATCAATTCACAAGGCTAAAACCCAAAAAAAAGCCGGATTTCATCTTTTTTCACGGGTGAGTAACCTGTCTCTATCGAAAACAACGCAGTTCAGTTTATCAAACACCCGGAGGCAGTATGCAGGATAACAATGATTCAAGTACAAAATTACCCCTAATTCTCTCCCGGGAGGGAGAATTGATTCCGGCATCAGGTGGGGGTGGCGGCGGGAGTGACGACTATATACGGGGGCTTCGTGATGGCGTATCGATTGGCGTGCAAGCCGGTTATGAGTACGCTATTGATCGTGTTAAGGAAATCATTCCCGAACTCGTGCAGCAAGCCATTAGTGAGCTGCCAGACATTAAAAAAGCGCTTTCAGACGGGTTAAGACACGGTAGCCCAGACTGCGGCAAAGCACTTGTTGAACACTACCGTTACAAAAAAAGTGGAAACTACCTCAACTAAAAGGGGGCCGACGTGGTAAAGATCATTTACCACGTCGCGCTGATAATAATGTTAATACGTTCCCAATAATTATATTAATGACATTTCATTCTTATGGTTAAATTCTACCGGAGAGTTAATATATATCGCGAAGAACAAAAACAAACGTTCATTGATGTTAATATTTTTTGAAACCACCTCTAAGGCTTTTACTTAAGGTAATCCTTCCTGCTATCAAACATTATTCCCATTAATTTGATTTTTTTTTTCAACGAAGCGACCTCTCTCCTCTCCGGTACGCCGCAGGCGTGGTCGACAGCTGATTGCGGAAGTGATGGCGCATGGTCGCTACGCTGCCAAATCCCACCTGTTCAGCAATCCGCTCTATCGACAGCTGGGTGTTCTCCAGTAGATCCTGGCTACGAGTCAGGCGAGCATGAAGCAACCACTGGGCAGGTGTTTTGCCGGTGGTCGCCGCAAAACGGCGCAGAAAGGTACGGGGACTCATGCCGACAAATTTCGCCAGCGAATCGACGCTGTGCGGAGCGGCAAGGTTTTCAAGCAGGTAATCAAAGAGCGCGCCAAGCCGGTGGCCCTCATAGGCGACAGGCACCGCCTGCTGGATAAACTGCGCCTGGCCGCCATCACGATGGGGCGACACCACCAGCCGACGCGCCACCTGGTTAGCCGCCACGCTGCCATAATCCCGGCGCACCAGATGCAGACACAGGTCGATACCCGCGGCGCTGCCGGCGGAGGTCAGCACATCACCGCTGTCGATATACAATACGTCAGGGGACACCTGAATGGCTGGATAACGCTGCTGCAGCAGGTCGGTGTAACGCCAGTGGGTGGTGGCCTGACGATTATCGAGCAACCCTGCGGCGGCCAGCACAAAGACGCCAGAACAAATAGATAAAATTCTCGCCCCACGCTGATGGGCGGCGACCAGCTGCTCACACAGCGCGGCGGGTACCGGGACATCGGCGCCCCGCCAGCCAGGAACGATAATGGTCCCGGCCTCCGCCAGCAGCTCCAGCCCGCCGTCGACCACCAGCCGGATGCCGCCCGTGGCGCGCAGCTCCCCCGGTTCGACACCCGCCACCGCAAAGCGATACCAGTGATCCCCCATTTCAGGGCGGGCAAGGCCAAAAATTTCCACAGCGATGCCGAATTCAAACGTACACAAGCCGTCATAGGCCAGCGCAACCACCAGAGGATTTTTCATCACCGCACTCAGGGTATTTTTGTCATGATCTCGATGGTATATGGCATTTCTGCCAGCTGTCAAAAGCGCGCTGCCGCCGTAGAGTAAAGTCTCAATCCTGGAGGAAAGTATGAGCTATGTGACTGATTACCCTGCCGCGGCGGCAGAAAACGCGGTGAACCATTTTTTACAGCGACTGAGCGTGGAGACAGATTGTGCCGATGTCTGGAGTGCCTTCAAAGAGGGGGATACCGATTTTGTGTTGCTGCACGTGGTGGGCAGCCCGGAGATCTTTGCCCGGCGCCATATTCCGGGCGCCCTGCATCTGCCCCATCGGGAGATCACCGCCCAGCGGATGGCGGAATGGCCAGCCGATACCCTGTTTGTGGTCTACTGCGCCGGGCCGCACTGCAACGGTGCCGATCGCGCGGCGCTGAAGCTGGCGCAGCTGGGTCGCCCGGTGAAAATTATGATTGGTGGCATGACCGGGTGGGCCGACGAAGGTTTTGCTTTTAACGACCGGTAAAGCAACAGCGACCCCGTATCATCTGCGGGGTCGCTGGCACTCCCCTTACCTGCCCGTCGCCGGATAGATGGTCTGCTCCGGCAGCACCCGGCGATCAAAACGTCTGAACGCATAGTACAGCGCCGCCGTACAGAACCAGCCGATGATCCACGACACGTCATTGTCGGCGAAGATCCACGTTAGGGAGCCGTGATAGAGCGGGTTTTCAATGAACGGCAGTTGGATCAGGACACCAACGGCATACACGCTAATCCCAAACATATTCCAGTATCCGTAGCGTTCACGCGGATCGAACAGCGCCGGAATATCCACCGCTTTACGGGAAATAATAAAATAGTCGGTCAGGCTGATGGCGCTCCACGGCACGAAAAACGCCAGCAGGAACAGCAGGAAATGGGTGAAGTGTTTCAGGAATGCCGGTTCGCTGAGCAGCGCAATCACGCAGGAGATAGCCACCATCAGCACCACAAAGATCACCCGGCTTCTCTGGCTCAGCGTGGTCTGGTTGCGGAAACCCGACACGATGGTAGTCAACGACATAAAGCTGCCGTAGGCGTTCAGGGTGGTGAAGGTGATTTTGCCGAAGCAGATCGCAAAATAGATCACCATCGCCATCGCCTCGCTTTTGCCCAGCCCGACAATGTAGCTCACCTCATGTCCCTTGAAAGCGCTGCCGGCAATCGCCGCGGTGATCACCCCGAGGGTCATCGAGGCCTGGGTGCCCAGCACCGTACCGCTGAAGACGGAGAAGAAGGTTTTCACCCCGGAGACGTCTCGCGGCAGATAGCGCGAGTAGTCCGACACGTAGGGACAAAAGGCGATCTGCCAGGATGAAGAGAGCGACACCGCCAGCAGGAACATCGGCATCGAGAAGTGGTTGTTCTGCGCAATCGCCCCCAGATCGCTGGACATCAGCAGGGCGATAAACAGGTACACAAACGCCAGTACGCCCACCACGCTCGCCACCTTGCCGAGCTTGTGGATCACGCGATAGCCCAGCACAGCAATCACGATAATGATCGCGCTGAACAGGATCATCCCCGCCACGTTCGATACCGACAGCAGTTTCGCCATCGCCTGTCCGGCCAGCACCGTTCCGCTGGCGGAGAAGCCAACGTACATCACGCATACCAGCACCAGCGGGATCACCGCCCCCAACACGCCAAACTGAGCGCGGCTGATGATCATCTGCGGCAGGCCCAGACGTGGCCCCTGCAGGGCATGGAATGACATCACCGTCGCCCCGATCACCTGCCCCACCAGCAGACCAATAATGGACCACACCACATCGCCGCCCAGCACCACCGCCAGCGCGCCGGTCACAATGGCCGTGATCTGCAGGTTGCCGCCAAACCACAGCGTGAACTGACTGAAGGGGTGACCATGACGTTCATTATCCGGGATGTAATCGATGGAGCGCGTTTCCGACAACCGCGTCCCGTTTTTCTTTGACTGCGTTTCTGAAGACGAAAAAGACGACATAGCTTCCTCTCTGAATGGATAATGAATGACCGCCAGACACCCTGCCTGCGTCAGGGCAACGCCACATGACAGATCATGTATATACAACCATTGACATCTGCCGACACGAATCTGATGATGGATTTGTGAACTGAACTGTGAATAATTTGTAATTATTTTGAAAATTATCTGTAGCACATATGAATCATTAACCACCACAATCAGGGTCAGACGGACATGATTACCCCCTTTACGCTTGCTTCCCTGCCGGTCACCCCGTGGAAAAACGGGGCGGGCGAAACCCGGGAAATTGTCAGTATTCCCTCGGCGGATGCCCCCTTTCTGTGGCGAGCCAGCATCGCTACGCTCGGCCAGGATGGACCTTTCTCCCTCTTCCCAGGTGTCGACCGGGTGATTATGCTGCTCGGCGGTTCCGGGCTGTGGCTGCGCGGCGACGACCTGCTGCACCGCCTTGAGCCCGGCGTACCCTGGGCCTTTCCTGGCGAGTGGCCGCTTGCCAGCGAGGGTGTCACCGGGCCGGGCCTGGATTTTAATGTCATGACCCAGCGCAGCCGGGCCCGCGCGCAGGTGACCATTGCCACCAGCGCTCTGCGACCCGGGGCGGAGGGCATCGCATATGTGC
Coding sequences within it:
- a CDS encoding rhodanese-like domain-containing protein, producing the protein MSYVTDYPAAAAENAVNHFLQRLSVETDCADVWSAFKEGDTDFVLLHVVGSPEIFARRHIPGALHLPHREITAQRMAEWPADTLFVVYCAGPHCNGADRAALKLAQLGRPVKIMIGGMTGWADEGFAFNDR
- a CDS encoding HutD family protein; this translates as MITPFTLASLPVTPWKNGAGETREIVSIPSADAPFLWRASIATLGQDGPFSLFPGVDRVIMLLGGSGLWLRGDDLLHRLEPGVPWAFPGEWPLASEGVTGPGLDFNVMTQRSRARAQVTIATSALRPGAEGIAYVLNGHWQLAGNHCSPASGIWWQGETPGELVPHSEEASLLLAEIRRHDERTDRSADE
- a CDS encoding cytosine permease; its protein translation is MSETRSIDYIPDNERHGHPFSQFTLWFGGNLQITAIVTGALAVVLGGDVVWSIIGLLVGQVIGATVMSFHALQGPRLGLPQMIISRAQFGVLGAVIPLVLVCVMYVGFSASGTVLAGQAMAKLLSVSNVAGMILFSAIIIVIAVLGYRVIHKLGKVASVVGVLAFVYLFIALLMSSDLGAIAQNNHFSMPMFLLAVSLSSSWQIAFCPYVSDYSRYLPRDVSGVKTFFSVFSGTVLGTQASMTLGVITAAIAGSAFKGHEVSYIVGLGKSEAMAMVIYFAICFGKITFTTLNAYGSFMSLTTIVSGFRNQTTLSQRSRVIFVVLMVAISCVIALLSEPAFLKHFTHFLLFLLAFFVPWSAISLTDYFIISRKAVDIPALFDPRERYGYWNMFGISVYAVGVLIQLPFIENPLYHGSLTWIFADNDVSWIIGWFCTAALYYAFRRFDRRVLPEQTIYPATGR
- the ftrA gene encoding transcriptional regulator FtrA gives rise to the protein MKNPLVVALAYDGLCTFEFGIAVEIFGLARPEMGDHWYRFAVAGVEPGELRATGGIRLVVDGGLELLAEAGTIIVPGWRGADVPVPAALCEQLVAAHQRGARILSICSGVFVLAAAGLLDNRQATTHWRYTDLLQQRYPAIQVSPDVLYIDSGDVLTSAGSAAGIDLCLHLVRRDYGSVAANQVARRLVVSPHRDGGQAQFIQQAVPVAYEGHRLGALFDYLLENLAAPHSVDSLAKFVGMSPRTFLRRFAATTGKTPAQWLLHARLTRSQDLLENTQLSIERIAEQVGFGSVATMRHHFRNQLSTTPAAYRRGERSLR